ATGGGAACTGAAAAGatgtggaagaagatgatgaaatttctaCGATAGAGCCCCCTTCACGAAACGAAGTTATTAAATCGACAATCACATTGAATAGTTTCTTGGTGAGCTATGAGAAAACAACACCAAAAATCCTTACAATGATGAGAAAAATTAGACATGAAATTCAATGCGAtattgattttagcaaaaaaCAGAAGACCATTAAATCATTATTTAAAAAGTCTTCGTAAATCattaatgtattgaatatatatataatgcattattaatttatatttcatatgggaCCTATATAGGTAATCAAAAAAGTATTATctataattttagcgaattagTAATTTGGCATGTTGTCCCCGACTCGGGACcggccaaaaatattatttaagagagtttattaaataatcgagtattaattaaaagagtttctaTTGTAATTCAATCTGTGGTTAGTAGTTTCCTTTCCCATCATGCGTCTGTTTTCCGTATTCCTATGTTTATTACTGATAAAATGATCTCTATTCAGATGAGATTATGGTGGAATAAACAAAAGGAGAAGAGAAGGTGTTATTTCATAAAATGGAAAGAAGTGGCACAAACTAGAGAATTACGTGGTTTAAATATTAAACAGACTGAAATCATGAATTTCGCCTTACTTGCAAAACTTGTTTGAAAAATGTTTCATTCTCAAGATGCTTTATGGTTTAAAATCATGAAAGGTAAGTATTTTCCTCTTACTATCCTTTTAGTCATGGTATGAAAATCGTACGATTTGAATCATCGATTAGAAAAGAATCTTTACTAAATAGTCTGTTTTTTTCATGCGATTTTACCCTTCACTAAATTAATATTCGATTCACGAATCAACATACGATTCGATTCTTAAAAGTAAAAAACGATTCATGATTTAAAAACTTTGCTTTTAGTAATCCTCTTAATAATACTTTTTCAAGGGTATGGAATGCTATTTGTAGGGGCTTTGcaagaaatatgttgtttgggAGGTTGGAGATGACTCTTCAATCGGTATATAATAAGATAGAAtaatatgtttttattttcttgaatatCATTTCATTTTTATCTCTAATTTTATATGATCTTAACAATTGCTATCATGAGTCATCATCGAGTGTTCCAAATTTCATGATTTATATGGGATGATACCGGTATTGATAGGGGCTGATACCATTTAACCGATCCAATGGTCAGGATCGCTTAATATTTTTTTGTCCCATATGAAACGGTATCAGCCCCCAGTAAACTGGTATTAGCCCATATCAATCATGCCAAATTTGACATATCTATCAAATTATTGCAATACTTTCTTTAAGGCATTGACTAAATGTAATCTACATTTAAACTACATATAACCTTTTCTCAATGTTTAAATATTGTTGATAAGCTTTATGTGGGTAAACAAAATGTAACTTTTATCGTCCTTCATGTTTTCATCTTTTATTGGTTGTTGATAATTTGCTATGTACAACATGCATTTGTATTTAATGAATGAGATCCATCAACGTCGGATACAATTGTTCTAGActcataataaaatatttatacaATTAGCACAATGTTTGAAGTTTGTTTTTAGTAGTTGAGATTAATAAGATCATCAGATAATTTATGAaaaataaacaacattaacaacataaacctatTTTAAGAATATCTCGTAATAAGATCATCTTATTGACTTAAACTAATACACAGAGTTTTACAAGAGATAATGAAGGACTATGATGATGGATTCTGACAAATTATAGGTTTTATAGGGTCTGGTGTCTAAAATCAAATTATGACTATGCTTTTTTACAAAAACCAATACAATAAATTGATAATTCCTCATTTATATATAGTTTATAAATCTTAAGATGGTATATAATCAGAGAATTAACTTGGAAAATAACATCACAAAAATATTAAATCATGATTAGAAGAAAAAATAATCTGAAAACAGGAAAGTATATCTCAGCAGGGATGATGGTGGTTCCATCCAATTACATAGTGGGTTTTCATTGCCCACGTTGCCTATGGGTTTGTCACTAAATTGTTTTTTTGGTGAGGGTTTATTTAGTCAAAAGAAAGGTCACATTTAGTCATCGCCTTTTTTAATCTCAGTAGAGtttatgaaaatttcatttaCCCAGATCTGATTCTTGAAATCAATTCAAGATTTTTCAACTTCTTGATCTGGTTTTCTCGAAGTTACTCTCATAAAAGCTTTATTAGCTCAGATTTCTTGTTTCTTGAATTTGatgatttttgaatattttcaatCTACAATGCTTTCAAAAATTGCTAGTTGACAGGATCTTCTTTTACCTCCGGAAATGATGGCTTTACTCGGGATCTGTATAATTCAGGCTTCCATTTACCAATAATGCGAATTTTATTTCTTTAAAACTTGTTCCACGAGTTACCTCCTTTGAAAGAATCAATTTGGGTATATCGGATCCATGTTGATCTCCTTGATTATGTGGATGGCAACATTTAAGAACCACCTCGACATATTATGCGTAATGGTGCTCAATCTCTGAATCCAGCTAGGCTATTAGCTTAAGGTGGATCGCTTTGTTTCTAGTTGTTCTACTACAACATATAATTGAAGCGGAAACATAAAAAATTGGTTTAGGGTTCAGTAAAATTTAGTTAATCTTTTTCAACCTTGTTGTCGATCCCACGTATTTGCATTATTTATATCTTTTCATTTTGTCGGCACAGTGATATTTGTATCCTCGGTCAAAATGCAAAACGGTGTAGGTTGATCATTCATTGGTTTGGGTATACGGCCAATTTATACAAATTGAAAATTGGACGCAATTAAAATTATAACTAACCGAAACAAGAAACCTAATTCCAACAATACGCAGATTCGCATGTATTTTCTCACATACCCATtacttttaattcttttttagttggaagaattgatttgtaatcatcaaaataggttgaaaatggGAGTTACAAGAGGAAGTTCGGTTAAGAGAATTGTAGAAAACCCAAGATCTGCTAACCGAACTTCCTGGAAttaagaacaccaagaacagttTCGTTAAGATAGAAAATTTGTTCTTAACCGAATTCTGGAGTGCGCTTGTTTCGTAAATAAATTTTTCCTAACTGAACTCATTCTTCATAGGAAAATGCTAAGTTCGGTTTAGtcgaaaatatttttcttaaccgaagTCTTCTCACGATGAAAGTTCGGCAAGAAAAGTAGTAAACTCGACTAAACCAAACTTTACTATGTATACTCTAACATAAGAGTTCGGCTACCTCTCCTGGAAACAAATAGTCGAACTAACAAAAACCTCCATTGTAGTTCGGCTACTTGCGTCTGTTAAAACACTATCCAAACTGCACTTCCAGAAAACTTCGGCTATATGTTCTTCAGAAATCGTAGCCGAACTTCTTTGACCTAGACGAAATAATTCATTTCCGGATCTTTGTGAAGGTTGACAAATACTCTAGAAGATATAGGAGATTCTGATTCGGAGGAGGATCTATCATCACTCGAATCAGTCATTTCATATTCACAtgtctcaaaataaaaaaattgggttcacaatccatcttcttcttcttcttcttcgaactctCTTAATAACTCTTCTTAATCATTAACTTTTTTTTGATTGCCATCCAAACTCCTTAAATTGGAGTGGGTTTTAGCATTCGAATCCCTATATATCTCCGCAGTGGGAGGGAACATGCCAATCACCATACCACTTGGTGATAGGCTTCTTAATCAGTAACTAATAATTAGACAAGGGATGCTTTAGGTTTACTTCTAAATAACCTCCTAAAATTGAAATGATGGTTCCCCATAAAAAAGACATGATGCCCAGAAAACGGTTCAATTTTTTCTTGAAGCAAGCACTCCGACatattgttctttttttcttgtcttttttttttttgttgaaagaaaTCGACTTGTTGTTCGGTTTAGCTAAGTTACTTAGTTCTTAACTTATTCTCACATTAGAGTACTGAAAAATGCAACTGATTGTGTAAGAGTGTAAACTAGGTGTACGGATTCCCGGATAATTCCATGAATTACTAAGagtaagtcttatggtggaatccaacctattccaagtgtggaaaattcGTGGAATGTCAAgtttagtggcttccaagttggggttttccatagaaaatccaagcaaggttccatggTTTGATGGAAAggtccgtggaatccatctaaaGAATAGCGTTAAATGCAATTAAGAattgagctaaaaaaacgcaattaagaattgcgttttttttatccgtagatttaaaacgagttgttgaaatctaacggctgaaaaaaaagcttcatttttaattgcgtttttttagctcaatTCTTTattgcgttttttttatccgtagatttaaaatgagttgttgaaatctaacggctgagaaaaaagctccattcttaattacatttttttagctccattcttaattgcgtatTTTTAgttccattaagaatagcgtttctactattcctcCGTTGCACTTgtgcttccatccacagttccaaatgctgaggtggtgtggaagatggaagatggatgatggatggattccaccataagacttgctctaaccaTGGAAGAGTGTAAACCAGGTGTAAGAAAAAAAAGGTTTAATGGAGTTACAGTATGCTTTGGTTTTTCAGGGTTTCAGTGTTTGTGCATTCTTTTTTGAAGTtttgacttttgagtgacaatcGTTTTCTTTCAGCTGAGGGTAAATGAATTGATTATTTTGAATCACACAGTGGGGCTTTACGGAAGAAAGTTCGTCTGATGGAAGATCACCAAGAAGATGTTATCTTACTGGAATGAATCAGAAATTCAACCGGTTTATTGTAATTCAACTTCTTTCTTCCTTGATCAACCTAATTTTCAAATCAAAGTTTCTAGTAAGATTTTGATTTATTGTATTTCACTGATTGTAGAAATTACGTTCCAGTAGGGGCAAATGCCCCCTATGGAATACTTGTTTTAGGGTGTGGAGGAATTTTGGAAGTGAAAAATCTGCACCTTTTTGTGGGGGAGTTcttgttttagggttttaagaAAGCAAAAACCCTTGCATCCCAGTAGGGGCAAATGCCCCCAATACATGGCTTTAGCTGGTAGTGCCTCATGGAAAGTTAATGTCTTTAGGATATCAGCTAAGAGAATACAAAATTAACATTGTCTGCCATAGTAAAGAACTCCAAGCGTGTACCTTAATTAGTTTGGATTTAGGTTGATTTTCTCTATGTAGTGTGTTTGTGAATGTGAGGTGGTACGTATGAAGTAGGTAATTTGATAATGTTGTCATAAGGTCACAGGTTGAGTACTGATATGGGATTGCTTGTACCGTTCGGGGTTGGGATCATATATGAAGCATCCATTTCTTCTCTtaaatttagattattttgaaTGTAGCAGCGAGATTTCGCAATGTTGATGTCTTTAGGATATCAGCTGCTGCCTGTCTAGATTAGCATACCTCGAATACGTGTTGGAGAAACCAGAGATTATTCAGGAAAGAACAAAAAAACTAAGTTGGCGATCCTCAGCTAAGTTGTTTTCTTTTGGTGGGTTGTTTGCCAGTAAAATCCTTGACTGTATTTCATTAAGTTCCAtacaatattctctaattctttcgtAACAAATTTGTTTTCAATGGGGGAGAAATGGGTATCCCGGCTCCTCTCCTATGTCAAGACCAGTTACATTTCTCAAGACTAACAATTTCGGAATCAACCCAAGGAAAGGGGAGGTGTCGTTATACAAGAGAAAATTATTGCATCCTGATCTGGATAACTGTGAATACGAGATTGTTGAACTCCGTGAAGTGAAACCTCAGCTGATACACAAGTATTGGTTTTGGAGCAGGACTTTGAGATTGTTCATTTTGGAGTAAAAGAAATTGTACCTAACAACTGCGAGTGAAATTCAGTAGAATAACTTTAGTTTTGCTGATTGATATGTATAACGATCCTAAGCTGCATCTGTAACAATGAACCGAACTCTTTGTTTGTAGTTTTGCTGTTTAGTATGTTGCATTTCCTTTTCTTACTTGAAAACAACACTACGGATGACCTCTATTTACGTAGGAAAAGGAGAATTAGAATCAGGGTTTTCATTCAGTTTGTTTCCTGGCTTACAAGGATATTCATAAGTATCAAACCCATTAAACAAGTACGACAATTTGTCTTTCCTTAGTTGTGaaatgtttattttttttcttcttgaattAACTGATCCTTATCTTAACTTTCTTGCACTTTTGCTGTTCAGTAAAAAGGGGGAAATTTATCAGTGACAATCACTGCTTTATGGGTTGATTACGGACTAGTCATATTTCAGAAAAAAATTGTCATATGAATCAATTTTGGTGTTGTACAAACAAATTCCCTTGTGTAATGATTTTGGTGATACAATTCAGTTCTGCTATTTGTTGTAGTGGTTTTGGTGACAAACTGCAAGCCAGTTTTTCTTAACTCATTCTTACACCATATTTACACTCAGCCCTTCTCACCAATGCAGATCTTCCTATTGAATCATCAAAATAGCATGTGCATCGCATCCTTGAGGAAATGCCAGAATTTCTCTTGTTCGGCCATCAGTTCCAACTTTTAAATCAACACCTTGCATACCTGAATCTTGGCATGCTAGTTTTGATTTTTAAAGAGCTTCAAGATCAAAGAAATGAGTGAAAAGTAATGTTCATTCCATCACTGTGAATTTGTTTGTACAACACCAAAATTGATTCATAAGCTATTTCACTTGGGCAATTTAGTactacaaaaaatttcaaaagaaaagaaggattcatTGAAAAGCTAAGAAGCACAATTGACCAAttgatattgtttatctttttgtCGGCTGCATGACAACCCAATGCAAACTAGAGCGAGATACAGAGACTGGATGCCCATTCTTTTATAACTCTGCAGAGTAGTAGCCATTCATTCACATACTATTCTGGAGTCCTTTTGGGCACCCCTAAAGCAGTTGTCACTGATGAATTGCTCCCTTTTTACTGAACAGCAAAAGTGCAAGAAATCTAGTGATATTAAAACATTCACAAGGGGTTTACTGGACGATAATAAAGAAGCAAGGGTACTTAAAGGGGAACTACAGCAGTACAAAGTACAAACAAGATAACGATCAGTTACTGTCATCATTCCAACAGATTGAAAGGAACACTGCCtggaaattcaagaagaaaaGATAAATTTCACAACTATCTGATACCATAGTGCTGGAACACTGCCTGAACCCTGAATTGGCACCACCCATGCTTTAATGTTAAGCATCAATTGGCTTGGGGGAATTAAAGGAGTCTCACAAAGCTGCTGCAAATAGGTCATAACTCAAATTTTTCTTAACTGGTGGTAGACAATCTGTATTTGTTAACCTCTTTAACATTTCAAGAAACATCCTCGTGCACTGCTACAACAACATATTTCATCCTAGCTTTCTACTTCTACATGATAACATATCATGTTGCTAATAAAGTTCAAATGCATTAACAAAGAGATGGAAAATGCATGGTGAAACACAGACCAgtatcctagtaatatcaacatTTCCATAAGAAATCAGAAATTACAAATTATACTGAGCCATGAAGTCTGAATTGAACCTACTGAAACTAAAAGAACATTATATTAACACTTGAAGAAGCTCTTGGAAGTGCTCTTAGCTGGTCCCTAAATCGCTTCACTTGTTTTACTCGCTCGGGGGAGCCAACAGTATAGCGAATAAACAGAGCTACTTCCTCCAAAACATTGGCACTTTGCAATAAAAAACCCAAAAGCTTGAGCTCGTTATCACATCCTTCGACCTCTGTTATCTCAACATACCTGAACTTAGATAGCACGCATGGCAATGACGACGTCGCTTCCCAATTCTCCTCAATGTCTGGTAAACCTGACTGTAGTCAAACATTAAAACAAAATGATAGTAAGAAATGCATGAATACTTCATCTGTTTGTAACAAAAACCAACACATAGTGAATAAGATGAAGTGATTCAGCTTGACGGTGAACTAATAAGATGAGGTGCTTCAACTTGAGGGCGAACTAACATAAAGCTAAATTGGATGATTTCTGACATACTTTTGATGTTCCTTCAACATCACTGaacaaatcaaagttgaagagTTTGGTTAACAACTACCTCTTTCGATGCAAGGAGTATGGATTTTAAATTTGGGGATATCTTGAGTAAGTAAGTTGTTTGCATACAGCCTCTTGTAAACCACACTTTCAGCTTCAAGTATTGTAGATTAGAGAATTCAGGGAGCTGGCAGTCCAATAGGTCAGGTGCCTTTGAGAGAAgcttgaaaaacaaaagaaaagtgtTATATAGAATAAAGTTACAGCTAATTCTACCATGCTTAAGTATCGGAAACCAAATGATGTTCAGCAAGAAAGCTAATTCTACCATCGCTGCAACTAGGCAATACTACATATTTGACCAATTACGAAATATTTTCATGATGATTAATGAAATGAAAAGGCAACAGCCATACCTCCAGGAATCCAGATGATAATTGTAGATCTTTCACGTTATCAATCGCTCCAAGAAACTCCATCATACGTTTACCATAAATGCCACTTTGTTCTTCAGACAACCGCAAGTATGAATTTGCACTTTCCTCTTTTTCATTTCTTACTAAAGACATAGTAATATCAGCAGTGACTAATGAAGAAAGGTTCCTTAAAGAATACTCTTGTGACATTTCATCTTTGCAAAAGAAGGACGTGATATTCGGAGCATTTAACTTGATAATTGATCCAGCAGGCACCGCAacataatttagctcaagggtTTGTAGGTAAAGAGAATCAATAGTGAGATGATTCAAATCAGTCTTCCATGTATCACAACGTATGATTCTCAATTCTGAAAGTGGGCAACTTGAGCAAAGACTGTTAAAGGATTCTATACTAGGGATTTCAAATCCATCCAGCATCAGCGAGTTGAG
The nucleotide sequence above comes from Papaver somniferum cultivar HN1 chromosome 8, ASM357369v1, whole genome shotgun sequence. Encoded proteins:
- the LOC113304979 gene encoding F-box/LRR-repeat protein At2g42720-like, with protein sequence MSLHQLNSLMLDGFEIPSIESFNSLCSSCPLSELRIIRCDTWKTDLNHLTIDSLYLQTLELNYVAVPAGSIIKLNAPNITSFFCKDEMSQEYSLRNLSSLVTADITMSLVRNEKEESANSYLRLSEEQSGIYGKRMMEFLGAIDNVKDLQLSSGFLELLSKAPDLLDCQLPEFSNLQYLKLKVWFTRGCMQTTYLLKISPNLKSILLASKESGLPDIEENWEATSSLPCVLSKFRYVEITEVEGCDNELKLLGFLLQSANVLEEVALFIRYTVGSPERVKQVKRFRDQLRALPRASSSVNIMFF